A genomic stretch from Streptomyces sp. QL37 includes:
- a CDS encoding spore-associated protein, whose protein sequence is MRIVRNVAALGAVTALAVGSTVALSTTASAAPNVTPQGVCGKAYKTVNSVPVGSLGTVYLTYNSSNGQNCVATIRANPGTAKAMSAYIYVPATDEWAGDDGNFTSYAGPGYVYGKGYCVSWGGSIANVYVSVENSNCAARKEQRVTEIR, encoded by the coding sequence ATGCGAATCGTTCGTAATGTCGCGGCTCTCGGGGCGGTCACCGCGCTGGCGGTGGGCAGCACGGTCGCGCTGAGCACGACGGCGTCCGCCGCACCGAACGTCACTCCGCAGGGCGTCTGCGGCAAGGCCTACAAGACCGTGAACTCCGTGCCGGTCGGCTCGCTGGGGACCGTCTACCTGACGTACAACTCCTCCAACGGCCAGAACTGTGTCGCGACCATCCGCGCCAACCCGGGGACGGCCAAGGCCATGTCCGCGTACATCTACGTTCCCGCGACCGACGAGTGGGCCGGGGACGACGGCAACTTCACGTCGTACGCGGGACCGGGCTACGTGTACGGCAAGGGCTACTGCGTGAGCTGGGGCGGGAGCATCGCCAACGTGTACGTGTCGGTGGAGAACTCCAACTGCGCCGCA
- a CDS encoding DeoR/GlpR family DNA-binding transcription regulator gives MLAAERRDHLLGLLAREGKIVAKDVAVELGISEDSVRRDLRDLASEGLCQRVYGGALPVSPAVVGYAARQAVAPDGKQKVASVAAGLVRPGGALILDGGTTALAVARALPQDLNCTVITHSPTIVAALLDHQEAELFLLGGRIFKHSAVACGAAAVEAAQNVSADLCLLGVTGVHPETGLTTADAEEAAMKRALSERAADTYILASSEKIGTASRFRVLPWGKVTGLITDADPRDAVVERLTTLGVDVIAAG, from the coding sequence ATGCTGGCTGCTGAACGACGCGACCACCTGCTCGGTCTGCTCGCCCGTGAGGGCAAGATCGTCGCCAAGGACGTGGCTGTCGAACTGGGGATCTCCGAGGACAGCGTGCGGCGCGATCTGCGCGATCTCGCATCCGAAGGCCTGTGTCAACGGGTCTACGGCGGTGCGCTGCCCGTCTCGCCGGCGGTGGTCGGCTACGCCGCTCGGCAGGCCGTGGCCCCGGACGGCAAACAGAAGGTCGCTTCGGTGGCGGCCGGGCTGGTGCGGCCCGGTGGTGCGCTGATCCTCGACGGCGGCACCACCGCCCTCGCCGTCGCCCGCGCGCTCCCTCAGGACCTGAACTGCACCGTGATCACCCACAGCCCGACGATCGTCGCGGCTCTGCTCGACCACCAGGAGGCCGAGCTCTTCCTGCTGGGGGGCCGCATCTTCAAGCACTCGGCGGTCGCCTGCGGTGCCGCCGCGGTCGAGGCGGCGCAGAACGTCTCCGCCGACCTCTGCCTGCTCGGCGTCACCGGCGTCCACCCCGAGACGGGACTGACCACCGCGGATGCCGAGGAGGCGGCGATGAAACGCGCCCTGTCGGAGCGGGCCGCGGACACGTACATCCTCGCCTCCTCCGAGAAGATCGGAACGGCTTCGCGGTTCCGGGTGCTGCCCTGGGGGAAGGTCACCGGACTGATCACCGACGCGGACCCCCGTGACGCGGTCGTCGAGCGGCTCACAACGCTCGGTGTGGACGTCATCGCGGCAGGATGA
- a CDS encoding NUDIX domain-containing protein: MTDRPGVDTPDHRGRTGLDQAGRGLDRNPDVVVRDVELTSHGWHVLRRTTFDYRRRDGHWDTQQRETYDRGNGAVVLPYDTDRGRVLLTRQFRYPAYVNDHPDGMLIEAAAGLLDADDPRAAVRRESAEELGVALGPLTHVLDAYMSPGSVTECLHFFAAPYTPADRTGAGGGLEDEGEDIEVLELPFTEALAMTRDGRISDGKTIMLLQWAALDGPFAPVAG; this comes from the coding sequence GTGACAGACCGCCCGGGCGTCGACACACCCGACCATCGCGGCCGCACCGGCCTCGACCAGGCCGGACGCGGCCTGGACCGCAACCCGGACGTCGTGGTCCGCGACGTCGAGCTCACCTCTCACGGCTGGCACGTCCTGCGGCGCACCACCTTCGACTACCGCCGCCGCGACGGACACTGGGACACCCAGCAGCGCGAGACCTACGACCGCGGCAACGGCGCCGTAGTCCTGCCCTACGACACCGACCGCGGCCGCGTCCTGCTCACTCGTCAGTTCCGTTACCCGGCCTACGTCAACGACCACCCCGACGGCATGCTGATCGAAGCGGCCGCCGGGCTGCTCGACGCCGACGACCCGCGCGCCGCCGTGCGACGGGAGAGCGCCGAAGAGCTCGGTGTCGCCCTGGGTCCGCTCACCCACGTCCTCGACGCCTACATGAGCCCCGGTTCCGTCACCGAGTGCCTCCACTTCTTCGCCGCCCCCTACACCCCCGCCGACCGGACCGGGGCCGGCGGTGGCCTCGAGGACGAGGGCGAGGACATCGAGGTCCTCGAACTGCCCTTCACCGAAGCCCTCGCCATGACCCGGGACGGCCGCATCAGCGACGGCAAGACCATCATGCTGCTGCAATGGGCTGCTCTGGACGGCCCCTTCGCCCCCGTCGCGGGCTGA
- a CDS encoding tellurite resistance TerB family protein: MAVWDQLKNQAKNLQQSQGARGSAPGRSGGQGSGGGSRAQLVSTLKSQLASLKTELKSGAYRDASMAMCALVAAADGHVDPAERQHVESMILGNDVLQNFPPEQLRQRFNKHVDQLTLNFQQGKTDAMQEIVKTSKKPAEARAVLQTGIVIAGSDGDFSPAEHMILREACAALGLSPAEFQL, encoded by the coding sequence ATGGCAGTGTGGGACCAACTCAAGAATCAGGCCAAGAATCTGCAGCAGTCCCAAGGAGCGCGCGGGTCCGCGCCCGGTCGAAGCGGCGGGCAGGGATCCGGTGGTGGTTCGCGCGCCCAGTTGGTCAGCACGCTGAAGTCGCAGCTCGCCTCCCTCAAGACGGAGCTCAAGAGCGGCGCCTACCGCGACGCGAGCATGGCGATGTGCGCACTCGTCGCGGCCGCTGACGGACACGTGGATCCTGCGGAGCGTCAGCACGTGGAGTCGATGATCCTGGGCAACGACGTCCTGCAGAACTTCCCGCCGGAGCAGTTGCGCCAGCGCTTCAACAAGCATGTGGACCAGCTCACGCTCAACTTCCAGCAGGGCAAGACCGACGCCATGCAGGAGATCGTGAAGACCTCCAAGAAGCCGGCCGAGGCGAGGGCCGTGCTCCAGACGGGCATCGTCATCGCAGGCTCCGACGGCGACTTCTCACCTGCCGAGCACATGATCCTCCGAGAGGCATGCGCGGCGCTGGGGCTGTCCCCGGCGGAATTCCAGCTCTGA
- a CDS encoding DUF393 domain-containing protein yields MRTRPVLIYDGDCAFCTSSVMFAERYIRPSCETTPWQFAEMESLGATRERAEYELLWITPPGAIHGGAQAVAKMLLNAGSGWAVLGALLTLPPLRWIAHGVYRLVANNRERMPGGTPTCALPADRRPGNGTSTSDSAR; encoded by the coding sequence ATGCGAACGCGACCGGTGCTCATCTACGACGGAGACTGCGCCTTCTGTACCTCCTCCGTGATGTTCGCTGAACGGTACATCCGGCCCAGTTGTGAGACCACTCCATGGCAGTTCGCGGAGATGGAGTCCCTGGGCGCCACCCGGGAGCGGGCAGAATACGAACTGTTGTGGATCACGCCGCCCGGAGCGATCCACGGTGGCGCGCAGGCCGTCGCCAAGATGCTGTTGAACGCGGGAAGCGGCTGGGCCGTCCTGGGGGCACTGCTGACCCTGCCTCCCCTGCGCTGGATCGCCCACGGTGTCTACCGGCTCGTCGCGAACAATCGCGAGCGGATGCCGGGCGGGACGCCTACCTGCGCGCTCCCCGCGGACCGTCGGCCCGGCAACGGGACGTCCACGTCGGACTCCGCGCGCTGA